The following coding sequences lie in one Xanthomonas hortorum pv. pelargonii genomic window:
- a CDS encoding integration host factor subunit beta: MTKSELIEILAQRQAHLKSDDVDLAVKSLLEMMGQALSDGDRIEIRGFGSFSLHYRPPRLGRNPKTGESVALPGKHVPHFKPGKELRERVSSVVPVDLADAAD; encoded by the coding sequence ATGACCAAGTCCGAATTGATTGAAATCCTGGCGCAACGCCAAGCGCATCTGAAGTCGGACGACGTGGATCTGGCAGTCAAATCGCTGCTGGAAATGATGGGGCAAGCGCTCTCCGATGGTGATCGGATCGAAATCCGCGGGTTCGGCAGTTTTTCGCTGCATTACCGTCCGCCACGTCTGGGGCGTAATCCCAAGACCGGCGAATCGGTTGCGCTGCCGGGCAAGCATGTTCCGCACTTCAAGCCGGGCAAGGAATTACGTGAGCGTGTCAGCTCCGTGGTGCCCGTCGATCTGGCCGATGCGGCAGATTGA
- a CDS encoding lipopolysaccharide assembly protein LapA domain-containing protein: protein MKVFRLLVMLAFLLAGLIIGAVNSQDVTLDFLFSSVHTTSGVAIIVALLVGVLIGAGMVLVSVVIPLYSRLRQANKAVAVSRVDAGPVAPAAVQTRPIDGL, encoded by the coding sequence ATGAAGGTGTTTCGCTTGCTGGTGATGTTGGCCTTCCTGCTGGCCGGTCTGATCATCGGTGCGGTCAATTCTCAGGATGTCACTCTCGATTTCCTGTTCTCAAGTGTGCACACGACCTCCGGAGTCGCGATCATCGTCGCGCTGCTGGTCGGTGTGTTGATCGGTGCCGGCATGGTGCTGGTCAGTGTTGTCATTCCCCTCTATTCCAGATTGCGCCAGGCCAATAAGGCTGTTGCGGTCAGTCGCGTCGACGCCGGGCCCGTTGCGCCTGCCGCAGTCCAGACGCGCCCCATCGATGGACTGTAA
- the lapB gene encoding lipopolysaccharide assembly protein LapB, translated as MEFLTEWIWFFLFVPLAALGGWIVGRRGGQRHGDTQVSRLSSTYFRGLNYLLNEQPDKAIELFLHIAELDKETFETQVALGHLFRRRGEVDRAIRLHQGLVQRADLTDQQRVQALLALGEDYMKSGLLDRAETVFTELAQLDQRAPQALRHLIGIYQAERDWEKAIDNATRYEEVTGEPMGKLISQFECELADRYRGSSKTDEALQAVARAYQADGTSVRAGILEGRIEAERGHDEAAVRAFERAARHDPEYLPEIIPALMAAYRRVGDIAGARNFLSEMTEHYRGIAPVLALTQLMEAQDGVAPALAYLGRQLRDRPSVRGESALIDLTLAEGSDPVGTLQDLKHITDQLLVRNPSYRCTRCGFGAKTHHWQCPSCKEWGTVKPLLNYAVV; from the coding sequence ATGGAATTTCTGACCGAGTGGATCTGGTTCTTCCTGTTTGTGCCGCTGGCAGCACTGGGCGGGTGGATCGTCGGCCGTCGTGGCGGTCAGCGCCACGGCGATACGCAGGTCAGTCGTCTCTCCAGTACCTATTTTCGCGGTCTGAACTATCTGCTCAACGAGCAGCCGGACAAGGCGATCGAGCTGTTTCTGCACATCGCCGAACTGGACAAGGAAACCTTCGAAACGCAGGTCGCGCTGGGGCATCTGTTCCGTCGTCGTGGTGAAGTCGATCGTGCGATTCGTTTGCATCAGGGGCTGGTGCAGCGCGCCGACCTGACCGATCAGCAGCGTGTGCAGGCCTTGCTGGCGCTGGGCGAGGACTACATGAAGTCCGGTCTGCTGGATCGCGCCGAAACAGTCTTCACCGAGTTGGCACAGCTGGATCAACGCGCGCCACAGGCATTGCGGCACCTGATTGGCATCTATCAGGCCGAGCGCGATTGGGAAAAAGCAATCGACAACGCCACCCGCTACGAAGAAGTCACCGGCGAGCCGATGGGCAAGCTGATTTCCCAATTCGAGTGTGAGCTGGCCGATCGCTATCGCGGTTCGAGCAAGACCGACGAGGCGCTGCAGGCCGTCGCCCGCGCCTATCAGGCCGACGGTACGTCCGTGCGTGCGGGCATTCTGGAAGGCCGTATCGAAGCCGAGCGCGGTCATGACGAAGCGGCGGTACGCGCATTCGAACGAGCGGCGCGGCATGACCCGGAATACCTGCCGGAAATCATTCCTGCATTGATGGCGGCCTATCGCCGGGTCGGCGACATTGCTGGTGCGCGCAACTTCCTGTCGGAGATGACCGAGCACTATCGCGGCATCGCACCGGTCTTGGCGCTGACCCAGTTGATGGAAGCGCAGGATGGCGTGGCGCCTGCGTTGGCGTACCTGGGGCGTCAGCTCAGGGACCGGCCCTCGGTACGCGGCGAATCGGCGTTGATCGATCTCACCCTGGCCGAAGGCAGCGACCCGGTTGGCACGCTGCAGGATCTCAAGCACATCACCGACCAGCTGCTGGTACGTAACCCAAGCTACCGCTGCACCCGGTGCGGCTTCGGCGCCAAGACGCATCACTGGCAATGCCCGAGCTGCAAGGAATGGGGCACGGTCAAACCGCTGTTGAACTACGCGGTCGTCTAA
- a CDS encoding MraY family glycosyltransferase translates to MPQVWLWCLAHLVVAALGTWLLRRYALHRRLLDQPGERRSHVVATPRGGGMAIVAAILLGCIAATVFWPAARLVIGWFAVGLVLVAGVGWWDDHRPLSARLRFAIHLTASVSLGVLVSHSTGNVWDGVLSAVASVVLINVWNFMDGINGLASSQAALAALAFAFVLPGAWAWAGLAVAASCLGFLPFNFPRARIFLGDGGSGALGYVLAALLALTVATGQVSWWIGWLPLTAFLVDAGFTLLSRMLAGQRWWEPHAQHVYQRLARRLETHVPVTGVYFAFSVAAFCLYVLIRHDPVWMRVVGALTWGAGATAIWHFLRDGLRNS, encoded by the coding sequence ATGCCGCAGGTCTGGCTGTGGTGCCTGGCGCACCTGGTGGTCGCAGCGCTGGGAACCTGGCTGTTGCGCCGCTATGCCTTGCACCGACGCCTGCTGGATCAGCCGGGCGAGCGCCGTAGCCATGTCGTCGCCACCCCGCGTGGTGGTGGCATGGCGATCGTGGCTGCAATCCTGCTTGGTTGCATCGCTGCCACGGTGTTCTGGCCAGCTGCTCGCCTGGTCATTGGCTGGTTCGCCGTCGGGCTGGTACTGGTGGCGGGTGTGGGTTGGTGGGACGACCATCGTCCACTGTCGGCCAGGCTGCGTTTTGCGATCCATCTGACGGCATCGGTATCGTTGGGAGTCTTGGTCAGTCACTCCACTGGCAATGTCTGGGATGGCGTGCTCAGCGCAGTGGCGTCTGTCGTGTTGATCAACGTCTGGAATTTCATGGACGGCATCAACGGTCTGGCTTCCAGCCAGGCGGCATTGGCGGCGTTGGCATTTGCGTTTGTCCTGCCCGGCGCATGGGCATGGGCGGGTCTTGCAGTTGCGGCGTCTTGCCTGGGGTTCTTGCCGTTCAATTTTCCGCGCGCGCGCATTTTTCTGGGCGATGGCGGCAGTGGCGCGCTGGGATATGTGCTGGCCGCGTTGCTCGCACTCACGGTGGCGACGGGGCAGGTGAGCTGGTGGATCGGTTGGCTGCCATTGACCGCATTTCTCGTAGACGCCGGCTTCACGTTGCTGTCTCGCATGCTCGCCGGGCAACGTTGGTGGGAGCCACATGCTCAGCACGTCTATCAACGACTTGCACGCCGGCTTGAGACGCACGTTCCGGTAACGGGTGTTTATTTCGCTTTCAGCGTCGCTGCGTTCTGCTTGTATGTGTTAATTCGTCATGATCCGGTTTGGATGCGGGTAGTCGGTGCCCTGACCTGGGGTGCGGGTGCTACCGCGATCTGGCACTTTCTGCGCGATGGACTGCGCAATTCCTGA
- a CDS encoding polysaccharide biosynthesis protein → MISWRDRLTKVLPQAAVVLHDLLMVWVCWQLLHAGRYSMLRDAPDLPLWDWRTAVVLVAQGLVFWKMGLYRGLWRFASVPDLWNIFKSSFLGLVAIVLALSYDRLDGVPLSVLVVYPFALSALLGTPRLLYRAWKDYQIAHSGDAAQRVLILGAGRAAEGLVRDLRRSGTFVPVGYLDDASNLHGAKIQGLNVLGNLDQAASIAKETAAKLLVIAIPSLDASGMQRVVAICESTGLPFRMVPKLINVLEGRSLPGELKEVAIEDLLNRKPVTPDWRLIRDWLTNKTVMVTGAGGSIGSEVCRQCARHGARRIVLLEIDELALLTIDSDLRRLFPDIEVVRVLGDCGDPAVVAYALNTATPDAVFHAAAYKQVPLLEEQLREAVRNNVLATENVARACQRARIETFVFISTDKAVEPVNVLGASKRYAEMICQSLDARDAPTRFITVRFGNVLDSAGSVVPLFREQIRQGGPVTVTHPDVTRYFMTIPEACQLVVQAAASASHGAIYTLDMGEPVPIRLLAEQMIRLAGKQPGKDVAILYTGLRPGEKLHETLFYSDEDYRPTAHPKILEAGVREFSHEQVLQLVTRLREAVNRYDIKAMETVLGGLMPDFAAARRKVDTRSDTVVPFPAREVRRL, encoded by the coding sequence ATGATTTCCTGGCGTGACCGTTTGACCAAAGTGTTGCCGCAAGCGGCAGTCGTACTGCACGATCTTTTGATGGTGTGGGTGTGCTGGCAACTGCTGCATGCCGGCCGCTACTCGATGCTGCGCGACGCGCCCGACCTTCCACTGTGGGATTGGCGCACTGCGGTGGTGCTGGTCGCGCAGGGGCTGGTGTTCTGGAAGATGGGGTTGTATCGCGGGCTGTGGCGATTCGCCTCGGTGCCGGACCTGTGGAATATCTTCAAGTCCAGTTTCCTTGGTCTGGTCGCGATCGTGCTGGCGCTGTCTTACGACCGCCTGGACGGGGTGCCGCTGTCGGTGCTGGTGGTCTATCCGTTCGCGCTGTCGGCATTGCTGGGGACGCCGCGTCTGCTGTATCGCGCCTGGAAGGATTATCAGATCGCGCATTCCGGCGATGCCGCGCAGCGCGTGTTGATCCTGGGCGCCGGTCGCGCTGCTGAAGGGTTGGTGCGCGATCTTCGTCGTAGCGGTACGTTCGTACCGGTCGGGTATCTGGACGACGCCAGCAATCTGCATGGCGCCAAGATCCAGGGCCTCAACGTGCTGGGTAACCTGGATCAGGCCGCATCGATCGCCAAGGAGACGGCGGCCAAGCTGCTGGTGATCGCGATTCCGTCGCTGGATGCCTCGGGGATGCAGCGCGTGGTGGCGATCTGCGAAAGCACCGGTTTGCCGTTCCGCATGGTGCCCAAGCTGATCAATGTGCTGGAAGGGCGCTCCTTGCCTGGCGAATTGAAGGAGGTCGCGATCGAGGACCTGCTCAATCGCAAGCCGGTCACGCCCGATTGGCGCCTGATCCGCGATTGGCTGACCAACAAGACGGTGATGGTCACCGGTGCCGGCGGTTCGATCGGCTCGGAAGTCTGTCGCCAGTGCGCGCGGCATGGTGCGCGTCGGATTGTGCTGCTGGAAATCGATGAGCTGGCATTGCTGACCATCGATTCGGATCTGCGCCGGCTGTTCCCCGATATCGAAGTGGTGCGCGTGCTCGGCGATTGCGGTGACCCGGCCGTGGTTGCGTATGCACTGAACACCGCGACTCCGGATGCGGTGTTCCATGCCGCCGCCTACAAGCAGGTGCCGTTGCTGGAAGAACAGTTGCGCGAAGCAGTGCGCAACAACGTGCTGGCAACCGAGAACGTGGCGCGCGCCTGTCAGCGTGCGCGTATCGAAACGTTCGTCTTCATCTCTACCGACAAGGCCGTCGAGCCGGTCAACGTATTGGGCGCGAGCAAGCGCTACGCCGAGATGATCTGCCAGAGTCTTGACGCCCGCGATGCGCCGACGCGCTTCATCACCGTGCGCTTCGGCAACGTGCTGGATTCGGCCGGCAGCGTGGTGCCGTTGTTCCGTGAGCAGATCCGTCAGGGCGGGCCGGTCACGGTGACGCACCCGGATGTGACGCGTTACTTCATGACCATTCCCGAAGCCTGCCAGTTGGTGGTGCAGGCCGCTGCCTCCGCTTCGCATGGTGCGATCTACACATTGGACATGGGCGAGCCGGTGCCGATCCGCTTGCTGGCCGAGCAGATGATTCGGCTTGCCGGCAAGCAGCCGGGCAAGGATGTGGCGATTCTCTATACCGGCTTGCGTCCGGGCGAGAAGCTGCATGAAACGCTGTTCTATTCGGACGAAGACTATCGTCCCACCGCGCATCCCAAGATCCTGGAAGCCGGTGTGCGCGAGTTCTCGCACGAGCAGGTGTTGCAGCTGGTGACGCGCTTGCGTGAGGCGGTTAACCGCTATGACATCAAGGCAATGGAGACTGTGTTGGGCGGTCTGATGCCGGATTTTGCGGCTGCTCGACGGAAAGTCGACACGCGATCTGATACGGTCGTTCCATTCCCCGCACGTGAGGTCAGAAGACTTTAA
- the galU gene encoding UTP--glucose-1-phosphate uridylyltransferase GalU, translated as MSKRIRKAVFPVAGLGTRFLPATKTVPKEMLPIIDKPLIQYAVDEAIQAGCDTLIFVTNRYKHSIADYFDKAYELEQKLERAGKLEQLELVRHALPEGVRAIFVTQAEALGLGHAVLCAKAVVGDEPFAVLLPDDLIWNRGAGALTQMADVAEASGGSVIAVEDVPHDKTASYGIVATDAFDGRKGRINAIVEKPKPEVAPSNLAVVGRYVLSPKIFELLEETGAGAGGEIQLTDAIAGLLKQETVDAYRFEGRRFDCGAHIGLIEATVHFALEHEKHGGPAKEILRAALAEADARG; from the coding sequence ATGAGCAAGCGTATTCGCAAGGCCGTATTCCCCGTCGCAGGTCTTGGGACCCGCTTTCTTCCGGCAACTAAGACGGTGCCGAAAGAAATGCTGCCAATCATCGACAAACCGTTGATCCAGTATGCCGTCGACGAGGCCATCCAGGCCGGTTGCGATACGCTGATCTTCGTGACCAATCGCTACAAGCACTCGATCGCCGACTACTTCGACAAGGCCTACGAGCTTGAGCAGAAGCTCGAGCGCGCCGGCAAGCTCGAACAGCTGGAGCTGGTGCGCCATGCATTGCCCGAAGGCGTGCGCGCCATTTTCGTGACGCAGGCCGAGGCACTGGGTCTGGGGCATGCGGTGCTGTGCGCCAAGGCCGTGGTCGGCGACGAGCCGTTCGCGGTGTTGTTGCCTGACGATCTCATCTGGAACCGCGGCGCTGGTGCGCTGACCCAGATGGCCGATGTGGCCGAAGCCTCCGGCGGCAGCGTCATTGCCGTTGAAGACGTGCCGCACGACAAGACCGCCAGTTACGGCATCGTGGCCACCGATGCATTCGATGGTCGCAAGGGGCGTATCAACGCCATCGTCGAAAAGCCCAAGCCGGAAGTGGCACCAAGCAATCTGGCGGTGGTCGGTCGTTACGTGCTCAGCCCCAAGATCTTCGAACTGCTCGAAGAAACCGGTGCAGGCGCAGGTGGCGAAATCCAGCTGACCGACGCGATTGCCGGGCTGCTCAAGCAGGAAACTGTCGATGCGTATCGCTTCGAAGGCCGTCGTTTCGATTGCGGCGCGCATATCGGCCTGATCGAGGCCACGGTGCATTTCGCGCTCGAGCACGAGAAGCATGGTGGGCCGGCCAAGGAAATCCTGCGTGCTGCATTGGCCGAGGCCGACGCGCGCGGCTGA
- a CDS encoding monovalent cation:proton antiporter-2 (CPA2) family protein, producing the protein MSQAAESSELINVVVLLGAAVVAIPLFRRLGLGSVLGYLAAGLAIGPFGLGLFDEPQAILHVAELGVVMFLFVIGLEMRPSHLWSLRKEIFGLGTAQIAVCTLVLTGIGMLLGFAPPVAFVAASGFVLTSTAVVMQLLAERGDVALPPGQKIVAILLFEDLLIVPLLAIVAWMGSNGDPQAASQRWQDIGIGLACIVGLLVAGRWLLNPLFRILAASKAREVMTAAALLVVLGAALLMQVGGLSMAMGAFLAGVLLSESTFRHQIEADIEPFRGILLGLFFLGVGMSLDLHVVAADWQLIAAGVLALMVGKGVCIYAVARLMRSDHRQALDRGVLMAQGGEFAFVLFAAASASGVIDAQVNASLTAIVVVSMALTPLFVLLQRRLTPAAKPSLEGVEAVNGQTGSVLIIGFGRFGQVASQSLLARDVDVTIIDNDIEMIQSAEEFGFKIYYGDGTRLDVLHASGAHSARAIAVCVDSPEAANRIVELATREFPHARLLVRSYDREHSLQLVAAGVDYQIRETFESAVAFGQAALVELGMDEDEAVTIAREIRRRDAERFELEIAAGNTRAGAVSGLMYGNITPTVPKPTPFTPPRRESRTLNPDAVPQANQVEEATGD; encoded by the coding sequence ATGAGCCAAGCAGCCGAATCCAGTGAACTGATCAACGTCGTCGTCCTGCTCGGCGCTGCCGTCGTTGCGATCCCGTTATTCCGACGTCTCGGCCTGGGCTCGGTGCTGGGTTACCTGGCCGCGGGACTGGCGATTGGTCCGTTCGGCCTGGGGTTGTTCGATGAGCCGCAGGCGATCCTGCATGTGGCCGAGTTGGGCGTGGTGATGTTCCTGTTCGTGATCGGGCTGGAAATGCGGCCGTCTCACTTGTGGAGTCTGCGCAAGGAGATCTTCGGTCTTGGGACCGCGCAGATTGCGGTCTGCACGCTGGTACTGACCGGCATCGGCATGTTGCTCGGCTTTGCGCCGCCGGTGGCGTTTGTCGCCGCGTCCGGCTTCGTGCTGACCTCCACGGCGGTGGTGATGCAATTGCTGGCCGAGCGTGGCGATGTCGCCTTGCCGCCGGGTCAAAAGATCGTGGCGATTCTGCTGTTCGAAGATCTGTTGATCGTGCCGCTGCTGGCGATCGTGGCCTGGATGGGGTCCAACGGCGATCCGCAGGCGGCGTCGCAGCGCTGGCAGGACATCGGCATCGGTCTGGCCTGCATCGTCGGATTATTGGTGGCAGGGCGCTGGCTGCTCAATCCCTTGTTCCGGATCCTGGCTGCGTCCAAGGCACGCGAGGTGATGACGGCGGCTGCCTTGTTGGTGGTGCTGGGCGCGGCGCTATTGATGCAGGTGGGTGGGTTGTCGATGGCGATGGGGGCGTTCCTGGCCGGTGTGCTGCTGTCCGAATCCACCTTCCGGCATCAGATCGAAGCGGACATCGAGCCGTTTCGCGGGATTTTGCTGGGGCTGTTCTTCCTCGGCGTCGGTATGAGCCTGGACCTGCACGTCGTTGCGGCGGATTGGCAGCTGATCGCTGCCGGCGTGCTGGCCTTGATGGTCGGCAAGGGCGTGTGCATCTATGCGGTGGCACGGCTGATGCGCAGCGATCATCGCCAGGCGCTGGACCGTGGCGTGCTGATGGCGCAGGGCGGCGAGTTCGCGTTCGTGCTGTTCGCTGCGGCATCGGCTTCCGGCGTCATCGATGCACAGGTCAACGCCAGCCTGACCGCGATCGTGGTGGTGTCGATGGCGCTGACACCGTTGTTCGTGCTGCTGCAGCGCCGGCTGACGCCAGCCGCCAAGCCGTCGCTGGAGGGCGTGGAAGCAGTCAATGGCCAGACCGGCAGCGTGCTGATCATCGGGTTCGGGCGCTTCGGTCAGGTCGCCAGCCAGTCGCTGCTGGCGCGCGATGTGGACGTGACCATCATCGATAACGACATCGAGATGATCCAGAGCGCGGAGGAGTTTGGTTTCAAGATCTACTACGGCGATGGCACCCGGCTGGATGTGCTGCATGCGTCCGGTGCGCATAGCGCACGCGCGATTGCGGTGTGCGTCGACAGCCCCGAGGCGGCCAATCGCATCGTGGAGCTGGCAACGCGCGAGTTCCCGCACGCCCGATTGTTGGTGCGCTCGTACGATCGTGAGCATTCGTTGCAGTTGGTCGCTGCCGGCGTGGATTACCAGATCCGCGAGACCTTCGAGTCGGCGGTGGCGTTCGGTCAAGCGGCCCTGGTCGAGCTGGGCATGGACGAGGACGAGGCCGTCACCATCGCGCGCGAGATCCGGCGTCGCGATGCGGAGCGTTTCGAATTGGAGATTGCGGCCGGCAACACGCGTGCCGGTGCTGTGTCAGGGCTGATGTACGGCAATATCACGCCGACCGTGCCCAAGCCCACGCCATTTACCCCGCCGCGGCGCGAAAGCCGCACGCTCAATCCCGATGCGGTGCCGCAGGCCAATCAGGTAGAAGAAGCGACCGGCGACTGA
- a CDS encoding DUF1244 domain-containing protein codes for MTDTTSTPDSITTSIEAAAFRRLLQHLNQDRLDVQNIDLMILAGFCRNCLGDWYREAAEAHGRPMSKDQAREAVYGMPFADWKQQHQKDATPEQLEAFAAAQRTHG; via the coding sequence ATGACCGACACCACCTCAACGCCCGATTCCATCACCACCTCTATCGAAGCGGCCGCATTTCGCCGTCTGTTGCAGCATCTCAACCAGGACCGGCTCGATGTGCAGAACATCGATCTGATGATCCTGGCCGGCTTCTGCCGCAATTGCCTGGGCGACTGGTACCGCGAAGCCGCAGAAGCGCACGGCCGACCGATGAGCAAGGATCAGGCGCGCGAAGCGGTCTATGGCATGCCGTTTGCCGACTGGAAACAGCAGCACCAGAAAGACGCCACCCCCGAGCAGTTGGAAGCCTTCGCTGCTGCTCAACGTACGCACGGCTGA
- the folD gene encoding bifunctional methylenetetrahydrofolate dehydrogenase/methenyltetrahydrofolate cyclohydrolase FolD: protein MTVSAPAASAPARLLDGRRIAEDLLDGLKLRVDARVAAGKARPGLAVVLVGGDPASSVYVRNKRRAAEKVGIEAFDYDLPHGTSEAELATLIDQLNADPKIHGILIQLPLPGIPDANRLIQRIDPRKDVDGFHPQNVGHLALREFGLRPCTPRGIVTLLGHTDQPVRGRNATIVGVSNHVGRPMGLELLIAGCTVTSCHKFTPPEVLEASVRNADILVVAVGRPGLIPGEWVKPGAVVIDVGINRLEDGRLVGDVGFDAAVQRAAWITPVPGGVGPMTVATLMQNTLEAADAAG from the coding sequence ATGACCGTTTCCGCGCCAGCTGCCTCTGCTCCGGCCCGCCTCCTCGATGGCCGCCGCATTGCCGAGGACCTGCTCGACGGATTGAAGCTGCGGGTGGATGCGCGCGTGGCGGCCGGCAAGGCGCGCCCCGGGTTGGCAGTGGTGCTGGTCGGCGGCGACCCGGCCTCGTCGGTGTATGTGCGCAACAAGCGGCGCGCGGCGGAGAAGGTCGGCATCGAGGCTTTCGACTACGACTTACCGCACGGCACCAGCGAGGCCGAGCTGGCGACATTGATCGACCAGCTCAACGCCGATCCCAAGATCCACGGCATCCTGATCCAGTTGCCGCTGCCGGGCATTCCCGATGCCAATCGCCTGATCCAGCGCATCGACCCGCGCAAGGACGTGGATGGTTTCCATCCGCAGAATGTCGGGCATCTGGCGCTGCGCGAATTCGGCCTGCGCCCATGCACGCCGCGCGGCATCGTGACCTTGCTCGGGCATACCGACCAACCGGTGCGCGGGCGCAATGCGACCATCGTGGGCGTGAGTAATCACGTGGGCCGGCCGATGGGTCTGGAACTGCTGATCGCCGGTTGCACGGTCACCAGCTGCCACAAGTTCACCCCGCCCGAGGTGCTGGAAGCCAGCGTGCGCAATGCCGACATTTTGGTGGTCGCGGTGGGTCGCCCGGGTTTGATTCCGGGCGAATGGGTCAAGCCGGGCGCGGTGGTGATCGATGTGGGCATCAATCGCCTGGAAGACGGGCGTCTGGTTGGCGATGTCGGTTTCGACGCCGCCGTGCAGCGCGCGGCCTGGATCACGCCGGTGCCGGGTGGGGTAGGGCCGATGACGGTCGCAACGTTGATGCAGAACACGCTGGAAGCGGCCGACGCAGCCGGCTGA
- the guaB gene encoding IMP dehydrogenase encodes MLRIQAEALTYDDVSLVPAHSIVLPKDVSLETRLTRDLRLKLPILSAAMDTVTEHRLAVAMAQLGGIGIIHKNLTPAQQAGEVARVKKFESGVITEPFTVSPDTTIGEVIALTRARNISGVPVVDGSELVGIVTSRDMRFEKKLDDPVRHIMTKKDRLITVREGASDEEVLELLHRNRIEKILVVNDSFELRGLITVKDIQKKTDNPNAAKDGAKRLLVGAAVGVGGDTEQRIELLAAAGVDVVIVDTAHGHSQGVIDRVAWVKKTYPQLQVIGGNIVTGDAALALMDAGADAVKVGVGPGSICTTRVVAGVGVPQITAVDMVAEALQDRIPLIADGGIRYSGDIGKALVAGASTVMVGGLLAGTEEAPGEVELFQGRSYKSYRGMGSLGAMEKGSKDRYFQDASDADKLVPEGIEGRVPYRGPVGGIIHQLIGGLRATMGYVGCATVEEMRTKPKFVKITGAGQRESHVHDVQITKEPPNYRAG; translated from the coding sequence ATGCTCCGCATCCAGGCTGAAGCTCTTACCTACGACGACGTTTCGCTCGTCCCCGCTCATTCGATCGTCCTGCCCAAGGATGTCAGCCTGGAAACCCGGCTGACCCGCGATCTGCGCCTGAAACTGCCGATTCTTTCGGCCGCGATGGACACAGTGACCGAACACCGCCTTGCGGTGGCCATGGCCCAGTTGGGCGGCATCGGCATCATCCACAAGAACCTGACACCTGCCCAGCAGGCCGGCGAAGTGGCCCGGGTCAAGAAGTTCGAATCCGGCGTGATCACCGAGCCGTTCACGGTCAGCCCCGACACCACGATCGGTGAAGTGATTGCGCTGACCCGCGCGCGCAACATCTCCGGCGTGCCGGTGGTGGATGGCAGCGAGCTGGTCGGCATCGTCACCAGCCGCGATATGCGCTTCGAGAAGAAGCTCGACGATCCGGTCCGCCACATCATGACCAAGAAGGATCGCCTGATCACTGTGCGCGAAGGCGCCAGCGATGAGGAAGTGCTGGAGCTGCTGCATCGCAACCGCATCGAAAAGATCCTGGTGGTCAACGACAGCTTCGAGCTGCGCGGCCTGATCACGGTCAAGGACATCCAGAAGAAGACCGATAACCCCAACGCTGCCAAAGACGGCGCCAAGCGCTTGCTGGTGGGTGCGGCGGTGGGCGTGGGCGGCGATACCGAACAGCGCATCGAACTGCTCGCCGCAGCGGGCGTGGACGTGGTGATCGTGGATACCGCGCATGGCCATTCGCAGGGCGTGATCGATCGCGTGGCCTGGGTCAAGAAGACCTATCCGCAACTGCAGGTGATCGGCGGCAATATCGTCACCGGCGATGCCGCGCTGGCGTTGATGGATGCCGGCGCCGATGCGGTCAAGGTCGGCGTGGGCCCGGGTTCGATCTGCACCACGCGCGTGGTCGCCGGTGTCGGCGTGCCGCAGATCACCGCGGTCGACATGGTGGCCGAAGCGCTGCAGGACCGCATTCCGCTGATCGCCGATGGCGGCATCCGCTATTCCGGCGATATCGGCAAGGCGCTGGTCGCCGGTGCGTCCACGGTGATGGTCGGCGGCTTGCTGGCCGGTACCGAGGAGGCACCAGGCGAGGTCGAGTTGTTCCAGGGCCGCAGTTACAAGAGCTACCGCGGCATGGGCAGCCTGGGCGCGATGGAGAAGGGGTCCAAGGACCGCTATTTCCAGGACGCCAGCGACGCCGACAAGCTGGTGCCGGAAGGCATCGAAGGGCGCGTGCCGTACCGCGGACCGGTCGGCGGCATCATCCATCAACTGATCGGCGGCCTGCGCGCGACCATGGGCTATGTCGGCTGCGCCACTGTCGAAGAGATGCGCACCAAGCCGAAGTTCGTCAAGATCACCGGCGCCGGCCAACGCGAAAGCCATGTCCACGACGTGCAGATCACGAAAGAGCCGCCGAACTATCGCGCTGGGTAA